In Oryza sativa Japonica Group chromosome 11, ASM3414082v1, the following are encoded in one genomic region:
- the LOC4350607 gene encoding uncharacterized protein — MGSAHSSHSSVSTAADMDEDDDDEPSAASAAAPAPPAPAPAPPASASKVLEQEPEELPCRAADSPLSPQPSAAGTPRLLAAGPTIKVWDPCHVLLPPPSPHQSQSARAGAGAEAAAALEVVVVSHGECAAAMRPDLVGGRWPAAALTARGERQARALAVFLRSRGARLAAAYASPLDRARATAALVCRELDFPEEQIQVSDALTEMSQGQWEGCPKSEVYTPEMVNLMDSTQPDFSAPAGESLRQVQFRMMEFLNQTVVRLPEKVAMGDSLSQQNEAKGLSRQSSTNSVQDGPPWDLLYRLNRHSLQRKKSGKSRLQFVTSGDNETEDDFSPKEINQRHILHEANLAPSVTSIAIFSHATPIRCLVAGVLDCNPMISQRICIEDSSITVLEHSLKTGWQIKRLNDTAHLRLL; from the exons atgggctCCGCCCACTCCTCCCACTCCTCGGTGTCCACGGCCGCCGAcatggacgaggacgacgacgacgagccatcGGCCGCGTCCGCCGCGGCTCCGGCCCCTccggcgcccgcgccggctCCCCCGGCGTCCGCGTCCAAGGTGCTCGAGCAGGAGCCCGAGGAGCtcccctgccgcgccgccgactcGCCGCTCTCGCCGCAGCCCTCCGCCGCGGGGACGCCGCGCCTGCTCGCCGCGGGCCCCACCATCAAGGTGTGGGACCCGTGCCAcgtcctcctccccccgccgtcgccgcaccaGTCCCAGTCGGCGCGGGCCGGGGCCggggccgaggccgccgccgcgctggaggtggtggtggtcagcCACGGGGAGTGCGCCGCGGCGATGCGCCCCGACCTCGTCGGCGGGCGGTGGCCCGCCGCGGCGCTcacggcgcgcggggagaggcagGCCCGCGCGCTCGCCGTGTTCCTGCGATCCCGCggcgcgcgcctcgccgccgcgtacgCGTCCCCGCTTGACCGCGCCCGCGCCACGGCCGCACTGGTCTGTCGG GAACTTGATTTTCCAGAGGAGCAGATTCAAGTATCAGATGCTCTGACTGAGATGAGTCAAGGTCAGTGGGAAGGCTGCCCGAAATCAGAAGTATATACTCCAGAAATGGTCAACCTGATGGATAGCACTCAGCCAGATTTCTCAGCGCCTGCTGGTGAGTCTCTCAGGCAGGTACAGTTTCGGATGATGGAATTCCTTAATCAGACAGTCGTACGGTTACCAGAAAAGGTGGCAATGGGGGACTCACTATCACAACAAAATGAGGCGAAGGGTCTGTCTCGGCAAAGTTCCACCAATTCTGTCCAAGATGGTCCCCCTTGGGATTTGCTTTACAGGCTCAATCGGCATAGCCTCCAAAGGAAAAAATCTGGGAAAAGCCGGCTTCAGTTTGTCACTTCAGGCGACAATGAGACTGAGGATGACTTCTCaccaaaagaaataaatcaaagGCATATCCTTCATGAAGCAAATCTAGCACCCTCGGTCACCTCCATTGCAATTTTCAGTCACGCAACTCCCATCCGATGCCTCGTTGCTGGCGTGCTGGATTGCAATCCTATGATATCCCAGAGAATTTGCATTGAAGATTCCTCCATTACAGTTCTTGAGCATTCACTAAAAACAGGATGGCAAATAAAGAGGCTGAATGATACTGCTCATCTCAGACTTCTCTAA
- the LOC4350606 gene encoding RNA polymerase II C-terminal domain phosphatase-like 3 — protein MRVTVTPKDEERLVVLMARERPRSAVVAPGGDLVTAGGGGGGGGGGEGSDGDSSGSLEEISADDFKKESSAAGGAAAAAAAQQRSRVWMGYNIPRSYAPAFHSFAWAQAVQNKPLVPRAADAADEDEVEHVVDTSDEEKEEGEIEEGEAVQTTTTSSSSPPCAQPPETIDLDSDAPEKSESMVAMYGGGAAPAGAEEEEVDFDQRVGSILEELEMVSIEEAEKSFEGACTRLRTCFENLKPLFPESGSPMPMLDALVQQAFVGIDTITTVANSYDMPKREQTKNMLLKLLFHIKNRYSDMLTPDQRDELDSRVRQLVFEDGKDNANGPNATSTNAAAPSGQVLSERLPFESGAGNSFSKVEIPAKNRMVSPLLDLHADYDENSLPSPTRDSKPPFDVPKPIGYGALPMAPDRPSVLERVEPAKNSSYQSFNDALKAVCYYQQKHGQKSNFASDDLPSPTPSGDGDKSGDKGGDVFGEVSSFSASNKIALPIVNQMPSRPSTVSSNSDSFAGGPPGYAKQIENSVSGSNHLLKATAKSRDPRLKFLNRDTGGVADANRRVNFAEPNPSKDRTMGGGVSINSRKNKAVDEPMVDENALKRSRGVIGNLRDMQPTGRGGWAKDGGNISSYSSDGFQPNQNTRLGNNTTGNHNIRTDSTLASNLNNTTNNSGTSPGIVQAPQTNSAPQTSSAPAVSLPAMLKDIAVNPTMLMQWIQMEQQKMSASEPQQKVTASVGMTSNVTPGMVLPLGNAPKTTEVAAVPSVRPQVPMQSAPMHSQNDTGVIRMKPRDPRRILHSNIVQKNDTVPPVGVEQAKSNGTAPPDSQSSKDHLLNQDQKAEQLQAIALPSLPVTSSARPVTMNANPVSNSQLAATALMPPHGNTKQTSSSVNKADPRLAAGQNESNDDAATSTGPVTAPDAVPPASPYGDVDHLLDGYDDQQKALIQKERARRIKEQHKMFAARKLCLVLDLDHTLLNSAKFIEVDHIHGEILRKKEEQDRERAERHLFCFNHMGMWTKLRPGIWNFLEKASKLYELHLYTMGNKVYATEMAKVLDPTGTLFAGRVISRGDDGDPFDSDERVPKSKDLDGVLGMESAVVIIDDSVRVWPHNKHNLIVVERYTYFPCSRRQFGLPGPSLLEIDRDERPEDGTLASSLAVIERIHKNFFSHPNLNDADVRSILASEQQRILGGCRIVFSRIFPVGEANPHMHPLWQTAEQFGAVCTNQIDDRVTHVVANSLGTDKVNWALSTGRFVVHPGWVEASALLYRRASELDFAVK, from the exons ATGCGTGTGACGGTGACGCCCAAGGACGAGGAGAGGCTGGTGGTGCTCATGGCGCGGGAGCGGCCGCGGTCGGCGGTCGTGGCACCCGGGGGAGACCTCGTtacggcgggtggcggcggcggtgggggagggggaggggaggggtccGACGGGGACTCGTCGGGGTCGCTGGAGGAGATCAGCGCCGACGACTTCAAGAAGGAGTcgtcggccgccggcggcgcggcggcggcggccgcggcgcagcaGAGATCTAGGGTTTGGATGGGGTACAACATCCCGCGGAGCTACGCGCCGGCGTTCCACAGCTTCGCGTGGGCGCAGGCCGTGCAGAACAAGCCGCTCGtgccccgcgccgccgacgccgccgacgaggacgaggtGGAGCACGTCGTGGACACCTCGgacgaggagaaggaggagggcgagatcgaggagggggaggccgtgcagaccaccaccacctcctcctcgtccccgcCGTGCGCGCAGCCGCCCGAAACCATCGACCTGGACTCCGACGCGCCGGAGAAGTCCGAGTCGATGGTGGCCATGtatggcggtggcgccgcgccggccggtgctgaggaggaggaagtggaCTTTGACCAGCGTGTGGGGAGTATACTCGAGGAGCTTGAGATGGTCTCCATTGAGGAAGCTGAGAA GTCGTTTGAGGGTGCATGTACGCGTCTGCGAACGTGCTTCGAGAACCTGAAGCCGTTATTCCCAGAGAGCGGGAGCCCAATGCCCATGCTTGATGCCCTTGTGCAGCAGGCGTTTGTTGGAATCGACACCATTACCACC GTGGCAAATTCGTATGACATGCCGAAGAGGGAGCAGACCAAGAACATGCTTCTTAA GTTGTTATTCCACATAAAAAACAGATATTCAGACATGCTAACACCTGACCAACGAGATGAG CTGGATAGCCGTGTGAGGCAGTTAGTGTTTGAGGATGGAAAAGACAATGCAAATGGTCCAAATGCCACTTCAACTAATGCTGCAGCTCCATCTGGTCAGGTTTTATCAGAGAGACTACCATTTGAATCAGGAGCAGGAAATTCATTTAGCAAGGTTGAAATACCAGCAAAGAATAGAATGGTTAGCCCCTTGTTGGATCTTCATGCAGATTATGACGAAAACAGCTTACCCTCACCAACTCGAGATAGTAAACCACCTTTTGATGTGCCAAAGCCCATTGGATATGGAGCACTTCCAATGGCACCTGACAGACCATCGGTTCTAGAAAGAGTTGAGCCTGCGAAGAATTCTTCGTATCAATCCTTTAACGATGCACTGAAGGCTGTTTGCTATTACCAACAGAAGCATGGGCAGAAGTCTAACTTTGCAAGCGATGATCTACCAAGTCCAACTCCTTCTGGTGATGGAGATAAATCTGGAGACAAAGGGGGTGATGTATTTGGTGAAGTTTCGAGCTTTTCTGCTTCAAACAAGATTGCGTTGCCAATTGTGAATCAGATGCCCTCTCGACCTAGCACAGTTAGCAGCAACAGTGACAGTTTTGCAGGTGGTCCACCAGGTTATGCTAAACAGATTGAAAACTCTGTTTCAGGATCCAACCACCTGCTAAAAGCTACAGCTAAAAGTAGAGATCCAAGGCTTAAGTTTTTAAATCGTGATACTGGTGGTGTTGCAGATGCAAACCGACGTGTGAATTTTGCAGAACCAAATCCTTCTAAAGATAGGACCATGGGTGGTGGAGTATCAATCAATAGCCGTAAGAATAAGGCAGTTGATGAACCTATGGTGGATGAGAACGCGTTAAAAAGATCTAGGGGTGTCATTGGCAACCTGAGAGATATGCAACCTACAGGTCGAGGTGGGTGGGCTAAAGATGGAGGTAATATTAGCTCATATTCTAGTGATGGGTTTCAGCCAAATCAAAATACAAGACTTGGAAATAACACAACTGGAAATCATAATATCAGGACAGATAGTACACTTGCTAGTAACTTAAATAATACGACAAATAATAGTGGAACTAGTCCTGGAATTGTACAAGCACCCCAAACTAATTCAGCTCCGCAAACCAGTTCTGCTCCTGCTGTTTCATTGCCTGCTATGTTAAAAGACATTGCTGTCAATCCAACAATGCTCATGCAATGGATTCAAATGGAACAGCAGAAGATGTCAGCATCAGAACCTCAGCAGAAGGTAACTGCTTCTGTTGGCATGACTAGTAATGTAACTCCTGGCATGGTTTTACCACTTGGCAATGCTCCAAAGACCACAGAAGTTGCAGCAGTCCCTTCTGTTAGACCACAAGTTCCAATGCAGTCAGCTCCCATG CACTCACAAAATGATACTGGAGTTATACGTATGAAACCACGTGATCCTCGTCGCATACTCCATAGTAACATAGTGCAGAAGAACGATACAGTTCCTCCAGTTGGTGTTGAGCAAGCCAAAAGCAATGGAACTGCTCCGCCAGACTCTCAGAGCAGCAAGGACCATTTGCTCAACCAAGACCAAAAGGCAGAGCAACTTCAGGCTATTGCATTGCCTTCTCTACCTGTTACATCATCAGCACGGCCAGTCACCATGAATGCAAATCCTGTCTCAAATTCACAGTTAGCTGCTACAGCACTTATGCCTCCTCATGGCAATACAAAGCAAACTTCAAGTAGTGTAAATAAGGCAGATCCAAGATTAGCTGCTGGACAGAATGAATCTAATGATGATGCTGCAACAAGTACTGGTCCTGTAACAGCACCTGATGCTGTGCCGCCTGCTAGCCCATATGGAGATGTTGATCATCTCCTTGATGGTTATGATGATCAGCAGAAGGCTCTCATTCAGAAGGAAAGGGCAAGGCGGATCAAGGAACAACACAAGATGTTTGCAGCACGGAAACTTTGCTTGGTGCTTGATTTGGATCACACGCTCCTCAATTCTGCAAAG TTTATAGAAGTGGACCATATTCACGGGGAAATTTTACGAAAGAAAGAGGAACAAGATCGAGAGAGGGCAGAGCGCCATCTCTTCTGTTTTAATCATATGGGAATGTGGACCAAACTGAGACCTGGAATATGGAACTTTCTTGAGAAG GCAAGTAAACTTTATGAGTTGCATCTGTACACAATGGGCAACAAGGTTTATGCTACTGAGATGGCTAAGGTTCTTGATCCTACTGGAACCCTGTTTGCTGGGCGTGTTATCTCAAGAGGCGATGATGGTGATCCTTTTGACAGTGATGAGCGAGTGCCAAAAAGTAAAGATCTTGATGGGGTGTTGGGGATGGAATCTGCAGTGGTGATCATTGATGACTCTGTGAGAGTCTGGCCCCACAACAAACACAATTTAATTGTTGTAGAGAG ATACACCTATTTCCCCTGCAGCAGGCGTCAGTTTGGGCTTCCTGGGCCATCACTTCTTGAAATTGATCGAGATGAAAGACCAGAGGATGGTACTCTTGCTTCTTCACTCGCG GTTATTGAGCGCATTCACAAGAACTTCTTTTCTCATCCTAATCTCAATGATGCTGATGTGCGGAGCATACTAGCATCTGAGCAGCAGAGGATACTTGGTGGTTGCCGTATTGTCTTTAGCCGGATTTTCCCGGTTGGAGAGGCCAATCCCCATATGCATCCTTTGTGGCAGACTGCTGAGCAGTTCGGTGCAGTTTGCACGAACCAAATTGATGATCGGGTCACCCATGTTGTGGCCAACTCCCTCGGGACTGACAAGGTGAATTGGGCGCTATCAACAGGCAGATTCGTTGTTCATCCAGGATG GGTAGAAGCTTCAGCTCTATTATACCGGCGTGCCAGTGAGCTCGACTTTGCGGTTAAATAA
- the LOC4350605 gene encoding acyl carrier protein 1, chloroplastic, which translates to MAAALSAVVSAKLGCPPAAALGSWKGSRISSRNLVSMKTMTARRGLVSLRSPRFRVFCAAKAETVGKVMQIVKQQLALGEEAKLAPESQFTELGADSLDTVEIVMALEEEFGITVEEDNAQSITTIQDAADLIDKLVAGGGGKPPAAA; encoded by the exons atggccgccgcgctgtccgccgtcgtctccgccaAGCTCGGctgcccgccggcggcggcgctcggtaGCTGGAAG GGAAGCAGAATTTCAAGCAGAAACCTGGTCTCCATGAAGACGATGACAGCAAGGAGAGGCCTCGTCTCCCTCAGATCCCCTCGCTTCCGCGTCTTCTGCGCG GCGAAGGCGGAGACGGTGGGGAAGGTGATGCAGATAGTGAAGCAGCAGCTGGCGCTGGGGGAGGAGGCGAAGCTGGCGCCGGAGTCGCAGTTCACGGAGCTGGGAGCGGACTCGCTGGACACGGTGGAGATCgtgatggcgctggaggaggagTTCGGGATCACCGTGGAGGAGGACAACGCCCAGAGCATCACCACCATCCAGGACGCCGCCGACCTCATCGacaagctcgtcgccggcggcggcggcaagccccccgccgccgcctga